TCCACCCCCGACTCTGCCGGGCCCTCGGGAGGTTCCACAAAGAGGACATTGTGGAAGGCTGCCCAGGGCCTGTGCTCTGAAGGGtgatttgaagggctgtccttgGGCAAGGCAGGCCCCGCGGCCTTGTAGCTGAGGGGAGTGGGGATCTTGGAGGGTGCCTTGTCTGGCTGGGAGTCGGTGCGGGGCTTGGTCTGAGGACGCAGCTTGAGCTTGTAGATGGAAGGCACACGGTCGGGTTTCTTCAGGGACAACTTTGGCCTGAGCAGGACTTCCTCGGGGGGAGGGCCTCCCGGGGATCCCTGGAGGGGCTCGTGGGGCGAAGAGCCCAGGTCTGCCTCGGCAGCCACCAGCTCCACAGCGCCCCACGGGCTGTCCACCAGGGGCTCAGGGAGTTCCACCCCCTCCTGAACCTCCTGAGGGTCGTTCAAGCCTACGTAGTAGTTGCTCTCGTCCGAGGAGCTGGACAGGGCCGGCTTCCTCCACCGCGCGGCTCGCTCCAGAGCCACGGGCGAGTCCCAGAGGTCGCAGACATCCGCAGAGCCGTTATGGAAGTTGGGGTTCACGGTGCCCGCTTCGGAGGCCCAGGGCCTCTGGGAGGCGGGGTTCTTTTTGGGCTCGTCCTTCACCTCGGCTGGGAAGCCGTGCTTGCTGAAGAagttgagggaggaggaggacgagcTGGAGGAGCAATAGGCGGAGTCGGCAGCCCCTTGATCCGGGGTGGTTTGCAGGAGCCGAGGGCCATCGCAGGCCCGGCCCAGAGGCTCCACCTGCTGCTGCTCGCCGTCCTCCTCTAAGCCCATCATTTGGGAGTTGGCCAGAAACTCTTCTTCCAGCCGCCGGTAGAGCTGCTGCTCCTGGCTCGGGTCCAGGCGCAAGGGCGTCCGGAAGGTGTGGGCCATGGCCTCCAATTCCTGCCCCAAGCTGTCCAAGGGCTGCCGGGAGTGCCAATTCTCCCTGGATGAAGGCTGCCTCGGGGCCCCACATGGTCCCGTCAAAGGTAGCTGCCGCTGCCTCTGTGAGCCTGGAGCTGAGGGGGGCTCTGTCGTTTTCGTGGCAGGGAGAGATCCTCTGCGATTGGAGAGTGCCGGGCTCCTGGACCCCACTGGAGCTCCTGCAACCCACCTTGCTGGGCTCTTGGTCCTGGGGGTGTTTCTTCCAGAGCCTCCTGGCTTCTGTTTCGGTTCTTCGGCTCGCGCCCAGGAGTGCTGCCCGTCCTTACCTCGGCTGATAACTAGCACAGGCTCCCTGGTGGGCCGCCCCTGGCTGCGGGCCCTGGGGCGTGGGCTCTGCACCACCAGCTTGCTATGCCCGTTGGACAGCCGGGGACGACCCCGATCTTCTACCTCGGTCCTCCTGGGCCCCGGCGAGGGCCGCGGCAAGCCCACCCGGTCTCGTGACTGACTGCGGCTCGCCGGCTGCCTCTTTGGACTGGGGTGGGTCTGCAGGCCTGCCCCTCCGCCAGGGCGCCTCGTTGGCTCCTTCCTGAGACCCAGGCTGCTTCCCAGGGTGCCACTTTGCACGGAGGAAGCCGAGGAATCACTGTCTCCGGAAAGACGCCGAGCTCTGGGGAGCCTGGAGCAGAGGAAAGGGAATAATAAATATGACGACGACGATGCATTCAATGATCTCTGGCCGCAGATGGGCGAGTTTTAACGCGcaatggaggaatccaacccAACGGCCGCGCTGGTGGAAACTCGTTCCGCAACAGACTGTTACGCAATCTGTTGCGCAACAAAATTACCAGCAAGCTCTTTCTGGGTTCTCTTGCGCAACAACGGTctgctggtgcaaaacatttcCCCCGAGGAACGAGCATACCACTAAATGACTTTAGTTTAGCGCTATATTGGATGCAACCTATTCTCACCATTATCATAATCACAGCACTCTGCATTTATGGTAGAACTTCTTCCACACAGTGCCAGAATTGCAGGTTGCATACATTTCCTCGGTTGTCCTTACAATCCCCCTGTAGGGTAGTCCAGTATTATTGTCTCTGTGCTGCAAACTGAAGGAGGGAGGCATAGGAGGGAGtaaaccccctccccccactgagACTATAACTAAggaagatttgaacctgggacatccTGGTTTATAATCAACACTCTCAGCCAGGGACGTTGTCTGGGAACAGCCCAAGGGTCTCAAGGCCACAGGGTATCTGGGTTCACTGCAAGGCACAGATGAGACACGCACCCCACCACCCATCCCTTAAAATTTCTCACAGGCATCTATGCATATGCATTAGAACATGCAAATTGGCATGGAGGTCCATGCTCCCAGGCCTTTAAgctctactcagaggagacccattgaaattaatgggcatgacatTTTGGTGGGTCTAAGCTGTAGGAAAAAgcaccagatttttttaaaaaaagaggctaGATTTTCACTGCAAAAGAAGCATCAGGAGTTCGTTTACTGGGAGTATGTGCCTGATTCTTCCAAGCCATTTGAACTTTCTCACGACGGATGTCATATGGCGTCAGGCACTGGACATTGGGGGGGGGTGCATCATGGTGAgatttctgttctctctctctctctctgagcagaGACTTCAGTCCTGGCCCCTGCAGTGAGTGCACTCGTGAAACAGAGCAACCTGCAAGCCTGAACCCCACTCTTCCCcggcccatcagctgatgtcacctggctgactgacaggtgggcgtggtttggggggaaatggccttgtgggccaaattggactCCCTGGCGTAGGCCGTACTGAGCCGGACCAAGGCTCTGACTCAGTTTCCAAcgtacaaaaagcaagcattggccCATTTTACCTGAGGGTGTTGGACAGACGTGAGTCACAGGTGTCCTGGGGAGGGTGGGCTGTGGACCCCCTCAGTGGGCTGGCGGAGCTCTGGCCAGACGAAGCAGACCTTGCAGGGAGCCCGTTGTGCCTGGCGGCTGATGAGGTGCCGGACCCCTGTCTTGGAGGGATGGAGTCTCCCAGTCCCTTGGCCGGGTACCCAGGATGGGTCCCCTTGGTGTGACTCAAGTCCCCTCCAGCAGAGAGCCGCTTATCCCCTGCACGGAGGGGTTCGGAGAGCTTGTGTAGGCTCATCACTTCAGCCCGGCGCTGGGTGCTGGGGCTGCCAGTTTGGGGGCTGCCCGGGCTTGCTGACTTCTGGGGGGAGAAACCGAGTCCCCGGGCCTGTGTCAGACGGTGGGCTGAAAAGAACAAGTGAAGGGGTGTGTGAAAAGAGAAAAGGGAAGCAGAATGGTCTTTCATTCCCAGAATAATGGGCAAGCACCCAGAAACC
This Rhineura floridana isolate rRhiFlo1 chromosome 19, rRhiFlo1.hap2, whole genome shotgun sequence DNA region includes the following protein-coding sequences:
- the GAS2L1 gene encoding GAS2-like protein 1, which produces MADQSNIQSAASKSIRPFRSSEEYLYAMKEDLAEWLNTLYDLDVQVENFMDALETGYDLCQHANNVNRIALEFQQLHPEAAARMRLPQKEVVFQAKNVMPGSFIARDNISNFIQWCRQELGIQDVLMFETNDLVLKKNEKNFVLCLLEVARKGSKFGMLAPMLIQMEEEIEEEMRDQVSYRDLEMEEASQDLGPESPVYPSRTQRITLCDLKNLDELVREILGHCTCPSQFPMVKVSEGKYKVGDSNALIFVRVLRSHVMVRVGGGWDTLEHYLDKHDPCRCTSFSHRLTQARGLGFSPQKSASPGSPQTGSPSTQRRAEVMSLHKLSEPLRAGDKRLSAGGDLSHTKGTHPGYPAKGLGDSIPPRQGSGTSSAARHNGLPARSASSGQSSASPLRGSTAHPPQDTCDSRLSNTLRLPRARRLSGDSDSSASSVQSGTLGSSLGLRKEPTRRPGGGAGLQTHPSPKRQPASRSQSRDRVGLPRPSPGPRRTEVEDRGRPRLSNGHSKLVVQSPRPRARSQGRPTREPVLVISRGKDGQHSWARAEEPKQKPGGSGRNTPRTKSPARWVAGAPVGSRSPALSNRRGSLPATKTTEPPSAPGSQRQRQLPLTGPCGAPRQPSSRENWHSRQPLDSLGQELEAMAHTFRTPLRLDPSQEQQLYRRLEEEFLANSQMMGLEEDGEQQQVEPLGRACDGPRLLQTTPDQGAADSAYCSSSSSSSSLNFFSKHGFPAEVKDEPKKNPASQRPWASEAGTVNPNFHNGSADVCDLWDSPVALERAARWRKPALSSSSDESNYYVGLNDPQEVQEGVELPEPLVDSPWGAVELVAAEADLGSSPHEPLQGSPGGPPPEEVLLRPKLSLKKPDRVPSIYKLKLRPQTKPRTDSQPDKAPSKIPTPLSYKAAGPALPKDSPSNHPSEHRPWAAFHNVLFVEPPEGPAESGVDDEGTWA